One segment of Mycolicibacterium baixiangningiae DNA contains the following:
- a CDS encoding alpha-E domain-containing protein, producing the protein MLARNAESLYWIGRYVERADDTARILDVTVHQLLEDSSVDPDQASRTLLRVLGMEAPDHALDVWSLTDIVAFTRDSAGGTSIIDAISAARENARGAREVTSTEIWECLNTTYNALPERERAAKRLGPHQFLSYVEGRAAMFAGLADTTLSRDDGYRFMVLGRAIERVDMTVRLLLSRVGDSASSPAWVTLLRSAGAHDTYLRTYRGALDAGRVVEFMLLDRLFPRSIFYSLRLAEHNLDELLHRPHDRLGATAEAQRLLGRARSELEFMHPGVLLDTLEQRLAALQQMCSDLGEALALQYFHAAPWVAWTDAGRNTLVIEEGEI; encoded by the coding sequence ATGCTGGCACGCAACGCCGAATCCCTGTACTGGATCGGCCGCTACGTCGAGCGGGCCGATGACACCGCCCGCATCCTCGATGTCACGGTGCACCAACTGCTCGAGGACTCGAGCGTCGACCCCGACCAGGCGTCGCGGACGCTGCTGCGGGTACTCGGCATGGAGGCGCCCGACCATGCGCTCGACGTGTGGTCGCTCACCGACATCGTCGCGTTCACCCGCGACAGTGCGGGCGGCACCTCGATCATCGACGCGATTTCAGCGGCGCGTGAAAATGCCCGTGGCGCACGTGAAGTCACCTCGACCGAGATCTGGGAGTGCCTCAACACGACCTACAACGCGCTTCCCGAACGCGAACGCGCCGCAAAACGTCTGGGGCCGCATCAGTTCCTGTCGTACGTCGAGGGTCGCGCTGCGATGTTCGCCGGGCTGGCCGATACCACGCTCAGCCGCGACGACGGCTACCGATTCATGGTGCTGGGCCGCGCGATCGAACGCGTCGACATGACGGTGCGCCTGCTGCTCTCGCGGGTGGGGGACAGTGCGTCGTCGCCCGCGTGGGTCACGCTGCTGCGCTCGGCCGGCGCGCACGACACGTATCTGCGCACCTATCGCGGTGCGCTCGACGCCGGCCGCGTCGTCGAGTTCATGTTGCTCGACCGCCTGTTCCCGCGGTCGATCTTCTACTCGCTGCGGCTGGCCGAGCACAATCTCGACGAACTGCTCCACCGTCCGCACGACCGCCTGGGCGCCACCGCCGAAGCGCAGCGCCTGCTGGGCCGGGCGCGCAGCGAGTTGGAGTTCATGCATCCCGGTGTCCTGCTCGACACGCTCGAGCAGCGGCTGGCCGCGTTGCAGCAGATGTGCAGTGACCTCGGAGAAGCGTTGGCGCTGCAGTACTTCCACGCCGCACCATGGGTGGCGTGGACCGACGCCGGCCGCAATACGCTGGTCATCGAAGAAGGCGAGATCTAG
- a CDS encoding CBS domain-containing protein, with product MRIADVLRSKGSAVATITDTTTVIGLLAELATHNIGAMVVVGADGMVGMVSERDVVRELHVRGADLLRLPVAEIMTAVVVTCTPDDPVDDLSALMTNNRVRHVPVLDNGRLVGIVSIGDVVKTRMEQLQSEQEHLQAYITGG from the coding sequence ATGCGGATAGCGGACGTGCTGCGCAGCAAGGGGTCGGCGGTGGCCACCATCACGGACACGACGACGGTCATCGGCCTGTTGGCCGAACTGGCCACCCACAACATCGGGGCCATGGTCGTCGTCGGCGCAGACGGCATGGTCGGCATGGTCTCCGAGCGCGATGTGGTGCGCGAACTCCATGTGCGCGGCGCCGATCTGCTGCGCCTGCCGGTGGCGGAGATCATGACCGCCGTGGTGGTGACGTGCACGCCCGACGACCCCGTCGACGACCTGTCAGCGCTGATGACGAACAACCGCGTGCGCCACGTGCCAGTACTCGACAACGGTCGGCTGGTCGGGATCGTGAGCATCGGCGACGTGGTCAAGACGCGGATGGAGCAGTTGCAGTCGGAACAGGAACACCTGCAGGCCTACATCACCGGCGGCTGA
- a CDS encoding type II toxin-antitoxin system PemK/MazF family toxin — MASQWKTFQRLAEKLVFQEAPKVIRQLQQSENRPRTVQQGLQQGLKIGIGVGLSALAGAAASTASPALTTGRPVTDNSVPTAHRARKIVYAPDLDGRADPGEIVWTWVVYEDDPTRGKDRPVLVVGRDRRTLLGLMLSSQDHHHDDPNWVAIGAGNWDYDGRVSWVRLDRVLDVPEEGIRREGAILDRERFEAVAARLRAEYSWS; from the coding sequence ATGGCGTCGCAGTGGAAGACGTTTCAGCGGTTGGCGGAGAAGCTGGTGTTCCAGGAAGCACCGAAGGTGATCCGCCAGCTACAGCAGTCGGAGAACCGGCCGCGCACCGTGCAGCAGGGCCTTCAGCAGGGGTTGAAGATCGGGATTGGTGTGGGCCTGTCGGCGCTGGCCGGTGCCGCCGCCAGCACGGCGTCGCCCGCCCTCACCACGGGCCGCCCGGTCACGGACAACAGCGTGCCCACCGCGCACCGGGCCCGCAAGATCGTCTACGCGCCCGATCTCGACGGGCGGGCCGACCCCGGGGAGATCGTGTGGACCTGGGTGGTCTACGAGGACGACCCGACCCGCGGCAAGGACCGCCCGGTGCTCGTCGTCGGCCGGGACCGCCGCACGCTGCTCGGTCTGATGCTGTCCAGCCAGGATCATCACCACGACGATCCGAACTGGGTCGCGATCGGTGCGGGCAACTGGGATTACGACGGCCGGGTCAGCTGGGTGCGGCTGGACCGGGTGCTCGACGTACCCGAGGAAGGCATCCGCCGTGAGGGCGCGATCCTCGACCGCGAGCGGTTCGAAGCCGTCGCCGCCCGGTTGCGGGCCGAATACTCCTGGAGCTGA
- a CDS encoding circularly permuted type 2 ATP-grasp protein, which yields MGGYDRAFDEMFDSQGNVRGPYKGIHNAMAPSDASDLHARTDALDRALINQGITFSLSGQERPLPLDLVPRVISAAEWTRLERGISQRVRAMEAYLDDIYGEQHILRDGVIPRRLVTSCEHFHREAVGIRPPNGVRIHVAGIDLIRDDQGNFRVLEDNLRSPSGVSYVMENRRTMARVFPNLFATHRVRAVGDYASHLLRALRNAAASNEADPTVVVLTPGVYNSAYFEHSLLARQMGVELVEGRDLFCRDNTVYMRTTGGERQVDVIYRRIDDAYLDPMQFRPDSVLGVAGLLNAARAGNVVISSAVGNGVGDDKLVYTYVPTIIEYYLGEKPLLANVDTFRCWLDEEREEVLDRVTELVIKPVEGSGGYGIVFGPDASEKELNTICKKIRNDPRGWVAQPVVQLSTVPTQIGDKLAPRHVDLRPFAVNDGDDVWVLPGGLTRVALPEGSLVVNSSQGGGSKDTWVLASRTSVADRELAAAEVVRSLPKQPKATKTEKNADTQTAEQLQQQQQQQQ from the coding sequence ATGGGCGGCTACGACCGGGCCTTCGACGAGATGTTCGACAGCCAGGGCAACGTGCGCGGCCCGTATAAGGGCATCCACAACGCAATGGCCCCTTCGGACGCCTCCGATCTGCACGCCCGCACCGACGCGCTCGATCGCGCGCTCATCAACCAGGGCATCACGTTCTCGCTGTCCGGCCAGGAGCGGCCGCTGCCGCTCGACCTGGTACCCCGGGTCATCTCTGCCGCCGAGTGGACGCGGCTGGAGCGGGGCATCTCCCAGCGCGTGCGGGCGATGGAGGCCTACCTCGACGACATCTACGGTGAGCAGCACATCCTTCGTGACGGCGTCATCCCGCGCCGGCTGGTCACGTCCTGCGAGCACTTCCATCGCGAGGCCGTCGGGATCAGGCCGCCCAACGGCGTGCGCATCCACGTAGCCGGCATCGACCTGATCCGCGACGACCAGGGCAACTTCCGTGTCCTCGAGGACAACCTGCGGTCCCCGTCCGGGGTGTCGTACGTGATGGAGAATCGCCGCACGATGGCGCGGGTGTTCCCCAACCTGTTCGCCACCCACCGGGTGCGGGCGGTCGGCGACTATGCGTCGCACCTGTTGCGGGCGCTGCGCAACGCGGCCGCGTCCAACGAGGCCGATCCGACGGTGGTGGTCCTGACGCCGGGGGTCTACAACTCGGCCTACTTCGAGCATTCGCTGCTGGCGCGGCAGATGGGCGTGGAACTGGTCGAAGGCCGTGACCTGTTCTGCCGCGACAACACCGTGTACATGCGCACCACCGGCGGTGAGCGGCAGGTCGACGTCATCTACCGCCGCATCGACGACGCGTACCTCGACCCCATGCAGTTCCGCCCCGATTCGGTGCTCGGGGTGGCCGGACTGCTCAACGCCGCCAGGGCAGGCAACGTCGTGATCTCCAGCGCGGTCGGCAACGGCGTCGGCGACGACAAGCTCGTCTACACCTACGTGCCGACGATCATCGAGTACTACCTCGGCGAGAAACCGCTGCTCGCGAACGTCGACACCTTCCGCTGCTGGCTCGACGAGGAGCGCGAAGAGGTGCTCGACCGCGTCACTGAGCTGGTCATCAAACCCGTCGAAGGCTCCGGCGGCTACGGCATCGTCTTCGGACCCGACGCCTCGGAGAAGGAACTCAACACCATCTGCAAGAAGATCCGCAACGATCCCCGCGGCTGGGTCGCCCAGCCGGTGGTCCAGCTGTCGACCGTGCCGACGCAGATCGGCGACAAGTTGGCGCCCCGCCACGTCGACCTGCGGCCGTTCGCGGTCAACGACGGCGACGACGTGTGGGTGCTGCCCGGCGGGCTCACCCGCGTCGCGCTGCCGGAGGGTTCGCTGGTCGTCAACTCCAGCCAGGGCGGAGGGTCGAAGGACACCTGGGTGCTCGCATCGCGCACATCGGTCGCCGATCGGGAGCTCGCCGCCGCCGAGGTGGTGCGATCGCTACCCAAGCAGCCCAAGGCCACCAAGACGGAGAAGAATGCGGACACCCAGACAGCCGAACAGCTGCAGCAACAACAGCAGCAGCAACAGTGA
- the holA gene encoding DNA polymerase III subunit delta, with protein MSGQVAALHLVLGDEELLVERAVATVLKSARKLAGTDDVPVNRLRAGEVSTSELAELLSPSLFSDERVVVLEAAAEAGKDAVSLIATAAADLPPGTMLVVVHSGGGRAKALADQLKKLHAEVHPCAKIVKAADRADFVRKEFRAHKVKVTDDTVTAVLDAVGSDIRELAAACSQLVADTAGEVSAAAVRRYHSGKAEVKGFDIADKAVTGDVAGAAEALRWAMLSGEPQVVLADALAEAVHTIARVGPLSGDPYRLAGELGMPPWRVQKAQKQARRWSRASVAEAMRLVAALNADVKGAAADGDYALESAVRKVAELVAD; from the coding sequence GTGAGCGGACAGGTCGCAGCCCTACATCTGGTTCTGGGGGACGAGGAACTGCTCGTCGAGCGCGCGGTGGCGACTGTGCTGAAAAGCGCGCGCAAGCTCGCCGGCACCGACGACGTCCCGGTCAACCGGCTGCGCGCCGGTGAGGTGAGCACCAGCGAACTGGCCGAACTGCTCAGCCCGTCGCTGTTCTCCGACGAGCGGGTGGTGGTGCTCGAAGCGGCCGCCGAGGCGGGTAAAGACGCGGTCTCGCTGATCGCCACCGCGGCCGCCGACCTGCCGCCGGGCACGATGCTCGTCGTGGTGCACTCGGGCGGGGGCCGCGCCAAGGCGCTGGCCGATCAGCTCAAGAAGCTCCACGCCGAAGTGCACCCCTGCGCCAAGATCGTCAAGGCCGCCGACCGGGCGGATTTCGTGCGCAAGGAATTCCGCGCGCACAAGGTGAAGGTCACCGACGACACCGTCACGGCGGTACTCGACGCGGTCGGCTCCGACATCCGCGAACTGGCCGCAGCGTGCTCGCAGCTGGTCGCCGACACCGCGGGAGAGGTCAGCGCGGCGGCCGTGCGCCGGTATCACTCCGGCAAGGCTGAGGTGAAGGGGTTCGACATCGCCGACAAGGCGGTGACCGGCGATGTCGCCGGGGCCGCCGAAGCGCTGCGCTGGGCGATGCTGAGCGGTGAGCCGCAGGTGGTGCTGGCCGACGCGCTGGCCGAAGCGGTGCACACCATCGCACGGGTGGGGCCGCTGTCGGGTGATCCCTACCGGTTGGCCGGCGAGCTGGGAATGCCGCCGTGGCGGGTGCAGAAGGCACAGAAACAGGCGCGGCGGTGGTCGCGGGCGTCGGTCGCCGAGGCGATGCGGCTGGTCGCGGCACTCAATGCCGACGTCAAGGGCGCAGCCGCCGATGGCGACTACGCCCTGGAGTCAGCGGTCCGCAAAGTCGCCGAACTGGTCGCCGACTAG
- a CDS encoding transglutaminase family protein, producing the protein MWRMRVVHATGYAYKSPVTASFNEARLTPRSDNRQNVILNRIETAPATRQYRYVDYWGTAVTAFDLHAPHLELEVTASSVVETDVGEHPAETVTWEDLRSEAVIDRFDEVLTPTEYTPQSRRIARVGERIAKYHDPYEAVTAAANWVHSELDYVTGKTGVYSSGLDALRSGKGVCQDFTHLSLILLRSMGIPARYVSGYLHPKSKAKVGDTVEGESHAWIQAWTGGWWNYDPTNDVDINEQYISVGVGRDYADISPLKGIYSGEGSTDLDVVVEITRLA; encoded by the coding sequence ATGTGGCGGATGCGGGTGGTGCACGCGACGGGCTATGCCTACAAGTCGCCGGTCACCGCGTCGTTCAACGAGGCAAGGTTGACGCCCCGTTCGGACAATCGACAGAACGTGATCCTCAACCGGATCGAGACGGCACCGGCCACCCGGCAGTACCGCTATGTCGACTACTGGGGTACGGCCGTGACGGCGTTCGACCTGCATGCACCCCACCTGGAACTCGAGGTGACCGCTTCCTCGGTCGTCGAAACCGATGTCGGTGAGCACCCCGCGGAGACGGTGACGTGGGAGGATCTGCGGTCCGAGGCGGTCATCGACCGGTTCGACGAGGTACTCACCCCGACGGAGTACACGCCGCAGAGCAGGCGGATCGCGCGGGTGGGGGAGCGCATCGCCAAGTACCACGACCCGTACGAGGCAGTCACCGCGGCGGCCAACTGGGTGCACAGCGAACTCGACTACGTCACCGGGAAGACCGGGGTGTACTCGTCGGGGCTCGACGCGCTTCGTTCGGGTAAGGGCGTGTGCCAGGACTTCACACACCTGTCGCTGATCCTGTTGCGCAGCATGGGAATCCCCGCGCGTTACGTGTCGGGGTATCTGCACCCCAAGAGTAAGGCCAAGGTCGGCGACACCGTCGAAGGCGAGAGTCACGCGTGGATCCAGGCGTGGACGGGCGGCTGGTGGAACTACGACCCCACCAACGACGTCGACATCAACGAGCAGTACATCAGCGTCGGCGTGGGGCGCGACTACGCCGACATCTCACCGCTCAAGGGCATCTACTCCGGTGAGGGGTCCACCGACCTCGACGTGGTCGTGGAGATCACCCGCCTGGCCTAG
- a CDS encoding ComEC/Rec2 family competence protein, which yields MSDEAAPLDLRLVPAASTGWAVTAAGIHWHTAAAILVLLGGVAVTAAAAVCGGGGRTVTAAVRSAAAGITAVAVLGGAFALAVSVRVDQVQNHPIVARYGTTAVVTVTPGDSPRPLGGARLMFRAVVHDVDGRPMSGRVVVFASMKGFSEVSAGRPAAFRARISRPTRRDLSVAVLSATGDATVGEAAPVHRVAQHIRTEFAGAARGVLPSEQAAMLPALVLGDTAAVPADTIADFRAAGLTHLTAVSGANVTIVCGAVLLSAAVLGPRAAVALAAAALIAFVVVVQPSASVLRAAVMGGITLVAMVTHRRRQAIPALAASVLLLLIAAPELAVDAGFALSVAATAGLVVIAPVWSRRLSARGWPKLLADTVSIAMAAQLVTAPLVAGISGSVSLVSVLANVIVAPVIPPITVIGTAAAALCPLWPAGAGLLIRFTGPQLWWLLRVAEWAAAVPGASVPVPSGWAGVGTVAVCAVAVVVSWRWRWVRVAAGGGMLCLLAWALSGHAALGGVGGA from the coding sequence GTGAGCGACGAGGCGGCGCCGCTCGACCTGAGGCTGGTGCCTGCGGCCTCGACCGGTTGGGCGGTGACCGCGGCAGGCATCCACTGGCACACCGCCGCCGCGATTCTGGTGCTGCTCGGAGGGGTCGCAGTGACGGCGGCGGCAGCGGTGTGCGGTGGTGGCGGCAGGACGGTCACCGCGGCGGTGCGCTCGGCGGCCGCGGGCATCACGGCCGTCGCCGTCCTGGGCGGGGCGTTCGCCCTCGCAGTGAGTGTGCGGGTCGACCAGGTTCAGAACCACCCGATCGTCGCGCGTTACGGCACCACGGCGGTCGTGACGGTCACTCCCGGCGACAGCCCGCGACCACTGGGCGGCGCCCGGCTGATGTTCCGGGCCGTCGTGCACGACGTGGACGGCCGGCCCATGTCGGGGCGCGTCGTCGTCTTCGCGTCCATGAAGGGCTTCTCGGAGGTGAGCGCGGGCCGCCCGGCTGCGTTTCGCGCGCGGATCAGCAGGCCGACGCGGCGTGACCTCAGCGTGGCCGTGCTGTCGGCGACGGGCGACGCCACCGTGGGGGAGGCCGCACCCGTGCATCGGGTGGCCCAGCACATCCGCACCGAATTCGCCGGCGCCGCACGCGGTGTGCTGCCGTCAGAGCAGGCCGCGATGCTGCCCGCACTGGTGCTCGGCGACACCGCGGCGGTGCCCGCCGACACCATCGCGGACTTTCGCGCAGCTGGACTGACCCACTTGACCGCGGTGTCGGGCGCGAACGTGACCATCGTGTGCGGCGCGGTGCTGCTCAGTGCGGCGGTGCTCGGCCCGCGGGCAGCGGTGGCGCTGGCCGCTGCGGCGCTGATCGCTTTCGTCGTGGTCGTGCAACCGTCCGCCAGCGTGCTGCGTGCCGCGGTGATGGGCGGTATCACCCTGGTCGCGATGGTCACCCACCGCCGCAGGCAGGCCATCCCCGCGCTGGCGGCCAGCGTGCTGCTGCTCCTGATCGCCGCGCCCGAACTGGCCGTCGACGCCGGCTTCGCGCTCTCGGTGGCGGCGACGGCGGGTCTCGTGGTGATCGCGCCCGTGTGGTCGCGACGGCTGAGCGCGCGGGGCTGGCCCAAGCTGCTCGCCGACACCGTGAGTATCGCGATGGCGGCGCAACTGGTGACCGCGCCCCTGGTGGCGGGTATCTCCGGCAGCGTCAGCCTCGTGTCCGTACTCGCCAATGTGATTGTCGCCCCGGTCATTCCGCCCATCACGGTGATCGGCACCGCGGCCGCGGCGCTGTGCCCGCTGTGGCCGGCAGGTGCGGGGCTGCTGATCCGCTTCACCGGACCGCAGCTGTGGTGGCTGCTCCGCGTGGCCGAATGGGCGGCGGCCGTGCCCGGCGCCTCCGTGCCGGTGCCGTCCGGCTGGGCCGGGGTGGGGACGGTCGCGGTGTGCGCCGTCGCAGTCGTGGTGTCCTGGCGATGGCGATGGGTGCGGGTCGCCGCAGGCGGTGGGATGCTCTGTCTTTTGGCGTGGGCGTTGTCCGGCCACGCCGCGCTCGGCGGTGTCGGGGGCGCGTGA
- the lepA gene encoding translation elongation factor 4, with product MPISSFADKTFTAPAQIRNFCIIAHIDHGKSTLADRMLGITGVVADRDMRAQYLDRMDIERERGITIKAQNVRLPWTVGDEQFVLHLIDTPGHVDFTYEVSRALEACEGAVLLVDAAQGIEAQTLANLYLALDRGLTIIPVLNKIDLPAADPDRYAGEIAHIIGCEPDDVLRVSGKTGVGVRELLDEVVRLVPAPVGDADAPARAMIFDSVYDIYRGVVTYVRVVDGTLTPREKIKMMSTGTTHELLEVGIVSPEPKATQGLGVGEVGYLITGVKDVRQSKVGDTVTSARNGATEALTGYREPKPMVYSGLYPVDGSDYPNLRDALERLQLNDAALTWEPETSVALGFGFRCGFLGLLHMEITRERLEREFDLDLISTAPNVVYRVVKDDGTELVVTNPSDWQEGKVRAVFEPIVKVTVIAPSEFIGTIMELCQQRRGELGGMDYLSPERVELRYTMPLGEIIFDFFDSLKSRTRGYASLDYEEAGEQEADLVKVDILLQGEAVDAFSAIVHKDSAAAYGNKMTTKLKELIPRQQFEVPIQAAIGSRIIARENIRAIRKDVLSKCYGGDITRKRKLLEKQKEGKKRMKTIGRVEVPQEAFVAALSSDAASDKPKK from the coding sequence ATTCCCATCAGCAGTTTCGCCGACAAGACCTTCACTGCGCCGGCGCAGATTCGGAACTTCTGCATCATCGCCCACATCGACCACGGCAAGTCGACGCTGGCCGACCGGATGCTGGGGATCACCGGTGTGGTCGCCGACCGCGACATGCGCGCGCAGTATCTCGACCGGATGGACATCGAGCGCGAACGCGGCATCACCATCAAGGCGCAGAACGTGCGGCTGCCCTGGACGGTCGGAGACGAGCAGTTCGTCCTGCACCTGATCGACACCCCCGGCCACGTCGACTTCACCTACGAGGTGTCCCGCGCGCTGGAAGCCTGCGAGGGCGCCGTGCTGCTGGTCGACGCCGCCCAGGGCATCGAGGCACAGACGCTGGCGAACCTGTACCTGGCGCTCGACCGTGGGCTGACCATCATCCCGGTGCTCAACAAGATCGATCTGCCCGCCGCCGACCCCGACCGCTACGCCGGCGAGATCGCCCACATCATCGGCTGTGAGCCCGACGACGTGCTGCGGGTCTCCGGCAAGACCGGCGTCGGCGTCCGCGAACTGCTCGACGAGGTGGTCCGTCTGGTCCCCGCCCCGGTGGGTGACGCCGACGCGCCCGCCAGGGCCATGATCTTCGACTCGGTCTACGACATCTACCGCGGCGTGGTCACCTACGTCCGCGTGGTGGACGGCACGCTCACCCCGCGCGAGAAGATCAAGATGATGTCCACCGGCACGACCCACGAGTTGCTGGAAGTCGGCATCGTCTCACCCGAACCGAAGGCCACGCAGGGGCTCGGCGTCGGCGAGGTGGGCTACCTGATCACCGGGGTGAAGGACGTCCGCCAGTCCAAGGTCGGCGACACCGTGACCTCCGCCCGCAACGGCGCCACCGAGGCGCTGACCGGGTACCGCGAACCCAAGCCGATGGTGTACTCCGGCCTGTATCCGGTCGACGGCTCCGACTACCCGAATCTGCGTGACGCCCTGGAACGGCTGCAGCTCAACGATGCGGCGCTCACCTGGGAGCCGGAGACGTCGGTGGCGCTGGGGTTCGGGTTTCGCTGCGGGTTCCTCGGGCTGCTGCACATGGAGATCACCCGCGAGCGCCTGGAACGCGAGTTCGACCTCGACCTCATCTCGACCGCGCCGAACGTGGTGTACCGGGTGGTCAAGGACGACGGCACCGAACTGGTCGTGACGAACCCCTCGGACTGGCAGGAGGGCAAGGTTCGGGCCGTGTTCGAGCCGATCGTCAAGGTGACCGTCATCGCGCCCAGTGAGTTCATCGGCACCATCATGGAGTTGTGCCAGCAGCGCCGCGGCGAACTGGGCGGCATGGACTACCTGTCACCCGAACGCGTCGAACTGCGGTACACGATGCCGCTCGGCGAGATCATCTTCGACTTCTTCGACTCGCTCAAGTCGCGCACCCGCGGATACGCCAGCCTCGATTACGAGGAGGCAGGCGAGCAGGAGGCCGATCTGGTCAAGGTGGACATCCTGCTGCAGGGCGAGGCCGTGGACGCGTTCAGTGCGATCGTGCACAAGGACTCGGCCGCCGCCTACGGCAACAAGATGACCACCAAGCTCAAGGAACTCATCCCGCGCCAGCAGTTCGAGGTACCCATCCAGGCGGCGATCGGCTCGAGGATCATCGCCCGCGAGAACATCCGGGCCATCCGCAAGGACGTGCTGTCGAAGTGCTACGGCGGTGACATCACCCGCAAGCGCAAACTCCTGGAGAAGCAGAAGGAGGGCAAGAAGCGGATGAAGACCATCGGACGGGTCGAGGTGCCGCAGGAGGCCTTCGTCGCCGCACTCTCCTCCGACGCGGCCAGCGACAAACCGAAGAAGTAG
- a CDS encoding GNAT family N-acetyltransferase has product MVAAAVRPGRRPDVGPLAEVLGRAFHDDPVMTWVLPDDAARTRGLQRMFATMARHHFLRGGGVEVAEAGDGVGAAALWDPPGRWKQTRLEEWLMMPGFVRAFGSRVAHGQQVAELMKEHHPEEPHWYLAIIGSDPAVRGTGFGQALMRSRLDRCDAEYAPAYLESSNPDNIAYYERFGFEVTRELTLPDGGPTLWPMWRQPRSS; this is encoded by the coding sequence ATGGTTGCCGCAGCCGTGCGTCCCGGGCGTAGACCGGATGTCGGGCCCTTGGCCGAAGTGCTCGGCCGGGCCTTCCACGACGATCCGGTGATGACGTGGGTGCTGCCCGACGATGCGGCGCGCACCCGCGGTCTCCAGCGCATGTTCGCCACCATGGCCCGCCACCACTTCCTGCGCGGCGGCGGCGTGGAGGTGGCCGAGGCCGGCGACGGCGTCGGCGCGGCGGCCCTGTGGGATCCACCCGGTCGGTGGAAGCAGACGCGCCTCGAGGAGTGGCTGATGATGCCGGGTTTCGTCCGCGCCTTCGGCAGCCGCGTGGCGCACGGCCAGCAGGTGGCCGAGCTCATGAAGGAACACCACCCGGAAGAGCCGCACTGGTATCTGGCGATCATCGGCAGCGATCCGGCTGTGCGTGGAACCGGTTTCGGGCAGGCGCTCATGCGCTCGCGGCTCGACCGCTGTGACGCCGAGTACGCGCCGGCCTACCTCGAGTCCAGCAATCCCGACAACATTGCGTACTACGAGCGGTTCGGTTTCGAGGTCACCCGGGAATTGACGCTGCCCGACGGCGGCCCCACGCTGTGGCCCATGTGGCGGCAGCCGCGATCGTCATAG
- the rpsT gene encoding 30S ribosomal protein S20, giving the protein MANIKSQEKRIRTNERRRLRNQSVKSALRTAVRGFREALDSGDKDKAAELLAVTTRKLDKAASAGVIHKNQAANKKSALTVALNKL; this is encoded by the coding sequence GTGGCCAACATCAAGTCGCAGGAAAAGCGCATCCGTACCAACGAGCGTCGCCGTCTGCGCAACCAGTCGGTGAAGTCCGCGCTGCGCACCGCCGTGCGCGGGTTCCGTGAGGCGCTGGATTCCGGCGACAAGGACAAGGCCGCCGAGCTGCTCGCTGTGACCACCCGCAAGCTGGACAAGGCAGCCAGCGCGGGCGTCATCCACAAGAACCAGGCCGCCAACAAGAAGTCGGCGCTCACGGTCGCGCTCAACAAGCTCTGA